One Lachnospiraceae bacterium C1.1 genomic region harbors:
- the tsaD gene encoding tRNA (adenosine(37)-N6)-threonylcarbamoyltransferase complex transferase subunit TsaD has product MEVNKKDIYILGIESSCDETAASVVKNGREVLSNIISSQIAIHTLYGGVVPEIASRKHIEKINQVVHAALEEASMKIEDMDAIAVTAGPGLIGPLLTGVSFAKGLSFASGVPLVGVHHIEGHISANYIENKELEPEFICLVVSGGHTHLVRVVDYGKYEILGATQDDAAGEAFDKVARSIGLGYPGGPKIDKVAKEGNPDAIKFPRAHVAAGEYDFSFSGLKSAVLNYLNSMEMKKEKIVTEDVAASFQKAVVDVLVANAMAAVDKYGEKKFALAGGVASNSALRAAMEKACAERGIEFYRPSPILCTDNAAMIGAAGYYDFIKGKRAGLDLNAKANLKIC; this is encoded by the coding sequence ATGGAAGTAAATAAAAAAGATATATATATACTCGGTATTGAAAGTTCCTGTGATGAAACAGCAGCCAGTGTTGTTAAAAATGGAAGAGAAGTTCTTTCAAATATAATTTCATCACAGATAGCAATTCATACGCTATATGGAGGTGTAGTTCCGGAAATAGCATCAAGAAAACATATAGAAAAAATAAACCAGGTTGTTCATGCGGCGCTTGAAGAAGCATCAATGAAAATAGAAGATATGGATGCGATAGCAGTTACTGCAGGACCGGGTCTTATAGGACCTTTACTTACAGGCGTTTCTTTTGCAAAGGGTTTATCATTTGCATCAGGAGTTCCGTTAGTAGGGGTACATCATATAGAAGGACATATTTCAGCAAATTATATAGAGAATAAAGAACTTGAACCGGAATTTATATGCCTTGTGGTTTCAGGAGGACATACTCATCTTGTACGTGTCGTTGATTACGGTAAATACGAAATTCTCGGTGCTACTCAGGACGATGCGGCGGGCGAAGCTTTTGATAAAGTAGCGCGATCGATAGGGCTTGGATATCCGGGTGGTCCTAAAATTGATAAGGTTGCAAAAGAGGGTAATCCTGATGCAATAAAATTTCCCAGAGCGCATGTAGCAGCCGGAGAATATGATTTTTCATTCAGTGGTCTGAAAAGTGCGGTACTCAATTATCTTAATTCAATGGAAATGAAGAAAGAAAAGATAGTTACAGAAGATGTTGCAGCTTCGTTCCAAAAGGCAGTTGTAGATGTTCTGGTTGCAAATGCCATGGCTGCTGTTGATAAATATGGAGAAAAGAAATTTGCACTCGCGGGTGGAGTTGCTTCAAATTCAGCACTTAGAGCAGCAATGGAGAAAGCATGTGCTGAAAGAGGAATTGAGTTTTACAGACCATCACCGATTCTTTGCACTGATAATGCTGCAATGATAGGAGCTGCTGGTTACTATGATTTCATTAAGGGGAAAAGAGCCGGATTGGATTTGAATGCAAAGGCAAATCTGAAGATCTGTTAA
- the ispD gene encoding 2-C-methyl-D-erythritol 4-phosphate cytidylyltransferase: MKTNAIVLAGGRGRRMGSSMPKQYMDLAGRPVIYYSLKAFEESFIDNVILVCTEGDEDYCRKEIVIKYGLSKVNKIIAGGKERYDSVMKGLSVSGGCDYVYIHDGARPLVSQYILERCQHYVEKYDAAVAAAPASDTIKIEDGNGFIKSTPDRSLVWLMQTPQVFSYSLVKNAYEKLAESEERLKNAGVSVTDDTMVVKMFGGVDAKLVENKDCNIKITTPQDMIIAEAIMKTREMV; this comes from the coding sequence ATGAAGACAAATGCTATAGTACTTGCTGGAGGCAGAGGCCGACGAATGGGAAGCAGCATGCCAAAGCAGTATATGGATCTTGCTGGAAGACCGGTTATATATTATTCACTAAAGGCATTTGAAGAATCTTTTATTGATAATGTTATACTGGTTTGTACAGAGGGGGATGAAGATTATTGCCGCAAAGAGATTGTAATAAAATACGGTCTCAGTAAGGTAAATAAAATAATAGCCGGAGGAAAAGAGCGTTACGATTCTGTAATGAAGGGCTTAAGTGTATCAGGCGGCTGCGATTATGTTTATATTCATGATGGTGCAAGGCCTTTAGTCAGCCAGTATATTCTTGAGCGCTGTCAGCACTATGTAGAAAAATATGATGCTGCTGTGGCAGCGGCACCGGCGAGCGATACGATCAAAATAGAAGACGGAAACGGCTTTATAAAATCAACACCGGACAGGTCTCTTGTATGGCTTATGCAGACACCACAGGTTTTTTCGTATAGCCTGGTTAAGAATGCATATGAAAAACTTGCAGAATCTGAAGAACGACTTAAAAATGCAGGAGTATCTGTAACAGATGATACAATGGTCGTAAAAATGTTTGGAGGAGTGGATGCAAAACTTGTAGAAAACAAGGATTGCAATATAAAAATAACAACTCCGCAGGATATGATCATAGCGGAAGCAATTATGAAAACAAGAGAGATGGTCTGA